In Sphingomonas phyllosphaerae, one DNA window encodes the following:
- a CDS encoding ferredoxin--NADP reductase has product MTDLRAPVLIPESTAFNSVAVKWVRHWNEHLFSFAVERPASFRFRSGEFVMIGLPGEGGTEDKPAKPVMRAYSIASPAWAEELEFLSIKVPGGPLTERLQAVEPGDQVYLGKKPTGTLVLDALLGGKRLFLLSTGTGLAPFLSVARDPDVYERFDQVVVVHGVRRVNDLAFHDELAARLADDPLVADEAATRFHYVPAVTREDFHTTGRIPALIESGRLFEGLNGDARFDPESDRVMLCGSTAMIREIASVLEHKGFVEGSNANPGQFVIERAFVD; this is encoded by the coding sequence ATGACCGACCTGCGTGCGCCAGTGCTTATCCCTGAATCGACCGCCTTCAACAGCGTGGCGGTGAAATGGGTGCGACACTGGAACGAGCATCTGTTCAGCTTCGCGGTCGAGCGGCCCGCGTCATTCCGTTTCCGCTCCGGCGAGTTCGTGATGATCGGCCTGCCCGGCGAGGGCGGGACCGAGGACAAGCCTGCCAAGCCGGTGATGCGCGCCTATTCGATCGCCAGCCCGGCATGGGCCGAGGAACTGGAATTCCTGTCGATCAAGGTGCCGGGCGGCCCGCTGACCGAGCGGTTGCAGGCGGTGGAGCCGGGCGATCAGGTCTATCTGGGCAAGAAGCCGACCGGCACGCTGGTGCTCGACGCATTGCTCGGCGGCAAGCGGCTGTTCCTGCTATCGACCGGCACCGGCCTTGCGCCGTTCCTCAGCGTCGCGCGCGATCCGGACGTGTACGAGCGCTTCGATCAGGTCGTGGTCGTCCACGGCGTGCGCCGCGTCAACGATCTGGCCTTCCACGACGAGCTCGCCGCGCGGCTGGCCGACGATCCTTTGGTCGCCGATGAGGCGGCGACGCGCTTCCATTACGTCCCCGCGGTCACGCGCGAGGACTTCCACACCACCGGCCGCATCCCCGCGCTGATCGAGAGCGGGCGCTTGTTCGAGGGGCTGAACGGCGACGCGCGCTTCGATCCGGAGAGCGACCGTGTGATGCTGTGCGGCTCGACCGCGATGATCCGCGAGATCGCGTCGGTGCTGGAGCACAAGGGATTCGTCGAGGGCTCGAACGCCAATCCGGGGCAGTTCGTCATCGAGCGGGCGTTCGTGGATTGA
- a CDS encoding ribonuclease HII: MPGLKHERACLPPVAGVDEAGRGPLAGPVVACALVLPARGVPRGIDDSKKLSAAERARLYARLSDCAALGVGIVESAEIDTLNIYWATMKAMTLAVDRLVEVLGCAPGHVLVDGNRLPRWSYAATAIVSGDAHSRSIAAASIVAKHTRDQIMIAAAESHPHYGWHANKGYGSAQHLAALREHGPSPLHRRSFAPVAQCILPF, encoded by the coding sequence ATGCCCGGCCTGAAGCACGAACGCGCCTGCCTGCCGCCGGTCGCGGGGGTCGACGAGGCCGGACGCGGGCCGCTCGCCGGGCCGGTGGTCGCCTGTGCGCTGGTGCTGCCCGCCAGAGGCGTGCCGCGCGGGATCGACGATTCGAAGAAGCTCTCCGCCGCCGAGCGCGCGCGGCTGTATGCGCGGCTCAGCGATTGCGCGGCGCTGGGTGTCGGGATCGTCGAGTCCGCCGAGATCGATACGCTCAACATCTATTGGGCGACGATGAAGGCGATGACGCTCGCGGTCGACCGGCTGGTCGAAGTTTTGGGCTGCGCGCCCGGCCATGTGCTGGTCGACGGCAACCGCCTGCCGCGCTGGAGTTATGCCGCGACCGCGATCGTCTCGGGTGATGCACACAGCCGCTCGATCGCCGCCGCGTCGATCGTCGCCAAGCACACTCGCGACCAGATCATGATCGCCGCCGCCGAATCACATCCGCATTACGGATGGCACGCCAACAAGGGCTATGGCAGCGCGCAGCATCTCGCCGCGCTGCGCGAACACGGACCGTCGCCACTCCACCGCCGCAGCTTCGCGCCGGTCGCGCAGTGCATTTTGCCGTTTTGA
- a CDS encoding TonB family protein, which yields MYAQPPSERIGPAIAAAAVSAALGWALFVGLAGAPLAQRVEEGLAVFRVAPPPSPPAKVIPKRTHTSRPSGRAAPPNIRSQATQVAAPVPIVVVPLPPPPIPVALKPFAGDAATQGATSKVGPGTGAGGVGNGTGSGGWGDGDGGPGDETPPVWKRGRLTDADYPRDIGDAGFQGTVAVKFLVWSDGRVRDCHVTSSSGNATLDATTCRLIQRRFRYDPSRDAEGRPVPAWIVENHEWIIVPEPAAGR from the coding sequence ATGTACGCGCAGCCTCCCAGTGAGCGGATCGGACCGGCCATCGCCGCGGCGGCGGTGAGCGCGGCGCTCGGCTGGGCGCTGTTCGTGGGGCTGGCCGGCGCGCCGCTCGCGCAACGCGTCGAGGAGGGGCTGGCGGTATTCCGCGTCGCGCCCCCGCCGTCACCACCCGCCAAGGTGATACCAAAACGCACGCACACGTCACGCCCCTCGGGCCGTGCCGCGCCGCCCAACATCCGCTCGCAGGCGACGCAGGTCGCCGCGCCGGTGCCGATCGTCGTCGTGCCGCTGCCGCCACCACCGATCCCGGTCGCGCTCAAGCCATTCGCGGGCGACGCGGCGACGCAGGGCGCGACGAGCAAGGTCGGCCCGGGCACCGGTGCGGGCGGGGTCGGCAACGGAACCGGTAGCGGCGGCTGGGGCGATGGTGATGGCGGGCCAGGCGACGAAACGCCGCCGGTCTGGAAGCGCGGCCGGCTGACCGATGCCGATTATCCGCGCGATATCGGCGACGCGGGCTTTCAGGGCACGGTGGCGGTCAAGTTCCTCGTGTGGAGCGACGGCCGGGTGCGCGACTGTCACGTCACGAGCAGCAGCGGCAATGCGACGCTCGACGCGACCACCTGCCGGCTGATCCAGCGCCGCTTCCGCTACGACCCGTCGCGCGACGCGGAAGGTCGCCCGGTGCCGGCGTGGATCGTCGAGAACCACGAATGGATCATCGTGCCGGAGCCTGCCGCCGGTCGGTGA
- a CDS encoding PRC-barrel domain-containing protein yields MADDAPTQILVQSTLSDTMKVDTRDGDHLGTVQAFMVHKSTGRATHAVLSLGGFLGMGKSYYPLPFSLLQFDPVRDRYVVTIDRRLLEGGPSWANNAPVFDQAYADRVASYYQVQGENLNIA; encoded by the coding sequence ATGGCCGACGACGCACCGACCCAGATCCTGGTGCAGTCCACCCTCAGCGACACGATGAAGGTCGACACGCGCGACGGCGATCATCTCGGCACCGTGCAGGCGTTCATGGTCCACAAGTCGACCGGGCGCGCGACGCATGCGGTGCTCAGCCTCGGCGGTTTTCTGGGGATGGGGAAAAGCTATTATCCGTTGCCCTTCTCGCTGCTGCAATTCGATCCGGTGCGCGATCGCTATGTCGTTACGATCGACCGGCGCTTGCTGGAGGGCGGCCCGAGCTGGGCGAACAACGCGCCGGTGTTCGATCAGGCGTATGCCGATCGCGTCGCCAGTTACTATCAGGTGCAGGGCGAGAACCTGAACATCGCGTGA
- the thiD gene encoding bifunctional hydroxymethylpyrimidine kinase/phosphomethylpyrimidine kinase, with protein MTIARVLIVAGSDSGGGAGIQADLKTVTMLGGHAMTAITAITAQNTLGVEAVAALSPEMVRRQMTCVVEDIGVDAVKIGMLGRAEIAAAVADELASGLYAAPIVLDPVMVATSGAQLADPATIAGFARLARMSTLVTPNLPELAALVARDHLDGVDIEPAARDYAATIGAPVLVKGGHAEGATVIDRLIGAEGVIAEWANPRIDTRHSHGTGCTLASAIATGLAAGRTLEPAIARAIRYVRAALVAAPGLGAGHGPMGHALGDAPFDLWERGCPA; from the coding sequence ATGACGATCGCGCGCGTCCTGATCGTCGCGGGCTCCGATTCCGGCGGCGGCGCGGGGATCCAGGCCGATCTCAAGACCGTGACGATGCTTGGCGGCCATGCGATGACCGCGATCACCGCGATCACCGCGCAGAACACGCTGGGCGTCGAGGCGGTGGCGGCGCTGTCGCCGGAAATGGTGCGCCGACAGATGACCTGCGTGGTCGAGGACATCGGCGTCGATGCGGTCAAGATCGGGATGCTCGGTCGCGCCGAGATCGCCGCCGCCGTGGCCGACGAACTCGCGAGCGGCCTGTACGCCGCGCCGATCGTGCTCGATCCCGTAATGGTCGCGACCAGCGGCGCGCAACTCGCCGACCCGGCGACCATCGCCGGCTTCGCACGGCTCGCGCGGATGAGCACGCTCGTCACGCCGAACCTGCCCGAACTCGCGGCGCTGGTCGCCCGCGATCACCTCGATGGCGTCGATATCGAGCCCGCTGCGCGCGACTATGCCGCGACGATCGGCGCGCCGGTGCTGGTCAAGGGCGGCCATGCCGAAGGCGCGACGGTCATCGACCGGTTGATCGGCGCCGAAGGGGTGATCGCCGAATGGGCCAACCCGCGCATCGACACGCGCCACAGCCACGGCACCGGCTGCACGCTGGCCAGCGCGATCGCGACCGGGCTGGCGGCGGGGCGGACGCTCGAACCCGCGATCGCGCGCGCGATCCGCTACGTCCGCGCCGCGCTGGTGGCCGCGCCGGGGCTGGGGGCAGGGCACGGGCCGATGGGCCATGCGCTCGGCGACGCGCCGTTCGACCTGTGGGAGCGCGGATGCCCGGCCTGA
- a CDS encoding DUF1272 domain-containing protein: MLEMRPDCERCGVDLPADEGGAFICSMECTFCAECADALDETCPNCGGELLDRPARVGKTLKKYPAAVQRHHRA, translated from the coding sequence ATGCTCGAGATGCGACCCGATTGCGAACGCTGCGGCGTTGACCTGCCCGCCGACGAAGGCGGCGCGTTCATTTGCTCGATGGAATGCACCTTCTGCGCCGAATGCGCCGATGCGCTGGATGAGACCTGCCCGAATTGCGGCGGCGAATTGCTCGACCGCCCGGCGCGGGTCGGCAAGACGCTGAAGAAATATCCCGCCGCGGTCCAGCGGCATCACCGCGCATGA
- the uvrB gene encoding excinuclease ABC subunit UvrB, with the protein MAIQIRTNLAEPETDAAFVPHRPARPEKVEGGKPFKLVSEYQPSGDQPTAIRELVDTARAGEKDQVLLGVTGSGKTFTMAKVIEEMQRPALILAPNKILAAQLYGEFKSFFPDNAVEYFVSYYDYYQPEAYVPRSDTYIEKESSINEAIDRMRHSATRSLLERDDVLIVASVSCLYGIGSVETYSAMIFDLKKGQSVDQREIVRKLVALQYKRNDAAFQRGNFRVKGDNLEIFPSHYEDSAWRVSFFGDEIEEIVEFDPLTGKKSASLNSIRIYANSHYVTPGPTMKQATEAIKHELSERLKELEIEGKLLERQRLEQRTNFDLEMIAATGSCNGIENYSRFLTGRLPGEPPPTLFEYLPENALLFVDESHQTIGQINGMSRGDHRRKITLAEYGFRLPSAIDNRPLRFNEWDAMRPQTVCVSATPGTWEMEQAGGVFAEQVIRPTGLIDPPVEIRPVEEQVQDLIVECGKTTALGYRTLVTTLTKRMAEDLTEYMHEAGIKVRYMHSDVETLERIELIRDLRLGVYDVLIGINLLREGLDIPECGLVAILDADKEGFLRSETSLIQTIGRAARNVDGRVILYADRITGSMERAMNETARRREKQEAYNAEHGITPTTVRKNIGDIIAHVASKDQVTVEIDEDRPHMVGHNLRAYIEELEKKMRKAASDLEFEEAGRLRDEIRALEQEELGLPVEQQKLPIMGRSNEGKPGTRKTRFGKTQRKFGKR; encoded by the coding sequence ATGGCGATCCAGATCCGCACCAACCTTGCCGAGCCCGAAACTGATGCGGCGTTCGTCCCGCACCGCCCTGCCCGCCCCGAAAAGGTCGAAGGCGGCAAGCCGTTCAAGCTGGTCAGCGAATATCAGCCGTCAGGCGACCAGCCGACCGCGATCCGCGAGCTGGTCGACACCGCGCGGGCGGGCGAGAAGGATCAGGTGCTGCTCGGCGTCACCGGCTCGGGCAAGACGTTCACGATGGCCAAGGTGATCGAGGAAATGCAGCGCCCGGCGCTGATCCTCGCGCCGAACAAGATCCTCGCCGCGCAATTGTACGGCGAGTTCAAGTCGTTCTTCCCCGACAACGCCGTCGAATATTTCGTCAGTTACTACGACTATTATCAGCCCGAAGCCTATGTCCCGCGCTCCGACACCTATATCGAGAAGGAGTCGAGCATCAACGAGGCGATCGACCGGATGCGCCACTCGGCGACGCGCTCGCTGCTCGAACGCGACGACGTGCTGATCGTCGCCTCGGTGTCGTGCCTGTACGGCATCGGCTCGGTCGAAACCTATTCGGCGATGATCTTCGACCTGAAAAAGGGACAGAGCGTCGACCAGCGTGAGATCGTCCGCAAGCTGGTCGCGCTGCAGTACAAGCGCAACGACGCGGCATTCCAGCGCGGCAACTTCCGCGTCAAGGGCGACAATCTCGAAATCTTCCCGTCGCACTATGAAGACAGTGCGTGGCGCGTGTCGTTCTTCGGCGACGAGATCGAGGAGATCGTCGAGTTCGATCCGCTGACCGGCAAGAAGTCGGCGAGCCTGAACTCGATCCGCATCTACGCCAATTCGCACTATGTCACGCCCGGCCCGACGATGAAGCAGGCGACCGAGGCGATCAAGCACGAGCTGTCGGAACGGCTCAAGGAACTGGAGATCGAGGGCAAGCTGCTGGAGCGGCAGCGGCTGGAGCAGCGCACCAATTTCGACCTCGAGATGATCGCCGCGACTGGCAGCTGCAACGGCATCGAGAATTACAGCCGCTTCCTGACCGGCCGCCTGCCCGGCGAGCCGCCGCCGACGCTGTTCGAATATCTGCCCGAGAACGCGCTGCTGTTCGTCGACGAAAGCCACCAGACGATCGGCCAGATCAACGGCATGTCGCGCGGCGATCATCGCCGCAAAATCACGCTCGCCGAATATGGCTTTCGCCTGCCGTCGGCGATCGACAACCGACCGCTGCGCTTCAACGAATGGGACGCAATGCGCCCGCAGACCGTCTGCGTCTCGGCGACGCCGGGCACGTGGGAGATGGAGCAGGCCGGCGGCGTGTTCGCCGAACAGGTGATCCGCCCAACCGGGCTGATCGACCCCCCGGTCGAGATCAGGCCGGTCGAGGAACAGGTGCAGGACCTGATCGTCGAATGCGGCAAGACCACCGCGCTCGGCTACCGCACGCTCGTCACCACGCTGACCAAGCGCATGGCCGAGGATCTGACCGAGTATATGCACGAGGCGGGGATCAAGGTCCGCTACATGCACTCCGACGTCGAGACGCTGGAGCGCATCGAGCTGATCCGCGACCTGCGGCTGGGCGTGTACGACGTGCTGATCGGGATCAACCTGTTGCGCGAGGGGCTCGACATCCCCGAATGCGGGCTGGTCGCGATCCTCGACGCCGACAAGGAAGGCTTCCTGCGCTCCGAAACCTCGCTGATCCAGACGATCGGGCGCGCGGCGCGCAACGTCGACGGGCGCGTGATCCTCTATGCCGACCGGATCACCGGCAGCATGGAGCGCGCGATGAACGAAACCGCGCGCCGCCGCGAGAAGCAGGAGGCGTATAACGCCGAGCACGGCATCACCCCGACCACGGTGCGCAAGAACATCGGCGACATTATCGCGCATGTCGCGTCGAAGGATCAGGTGACCGTCGAGATCGACGAGGACCGGCCGCACATGGTCGGGCACAATCTGCGCGCCTATATCGAGGAACTGGAGAAGAAGATGCGCAAGGCCGCATCCGATCTCGAGTTCGAGGAAGCCGGGCGACTGCGCGACGAGATCCGCGCGCTGGAGCAGGAAGAGCTGGGGCTGCCGGTCGAGCAGCAGAAGCTGCCGATCATGGGGCGCAGCAACGAGGGCAAACCGGGCACCCGCAAGACGCGCTTCGGCAAGACGCAGCGGAAGTTCGGGAAACGGTAG
- a CDS encoding site-specific DNA-methyltransferase encodes MEKVVCGRRATLAETPAVLPLDQILRGDCIAQMKALPAKSVDMIFADPPYNLQLGGELFRPDGSHVDAVTDDWDKFDTFAQYDAFTRAWLAEAHRILKDDGTIWVIGSYHNIFRVGATVQDLGYWILNDIVWRKANPMPNFRGTRFTNAHETLIWASKGEKARYTFNYRSMKTLNDELQMRSDWEFPICGGGERLKKDGVKVHPTQKPEALLYRILLACTKPGDVVLDPFFGTGTTGAVAKRLGRRWMGIEREGDYIAAAEERIAAALPLDESALATMQSPKSQPKVAFGVLVENGYLAPGTMLVDTKRRWQAMVRADGSLSSPCGANGSIHKVGSTVQGAPACNGWTFWHYEAEGALKPIDALRQTYLLATQP; translated from the coding sequence ATGGAAAAGGTCGTGTGCGGGCGTCGCGCGACGCTGGCGGAAACGCCGGCAGTGTTGCCGCTCGACCAGATCCTGCGTGGCGATTGCATCGCGCAGATGAAGGCGCTGCCCGCGAAGTCGGTCGACATGATCTTCGCCGATCCGCCGTACAACCTCCAACTCGGCGGCGAGCTGTTCCGCCCCGATGGTAGCCATGTCGACGCTGTCACCGATGACTGGGACAAGTTCGACACGTTCGCGCAATATGACGCCTTCACCCGCGCGTGGCTGGCGGAGGCGCACCGCATCCTGAAGGATGACGGTACGATCTGGGTGATCGGCAGCTATCACAACATCTTCCGCGTCGGCGCGACGGTGCAGGATCTCGGCTACTGGATCCTCAACGACATCGTGTGGCGCAAGGCCAATCCGATGCCGAACTTCCGCGGCACGCGCTTCACCAACGCGCACGAGACGCTGATCTGGGCGTCGAAGGGGGAGAAGGCCAGATACACCTTCAACTATCGCAGCATGAAGACGCTCAACGATGAGCTTCAGATGCGCTCGGACTGGGAATTTCCGATCTGCGGCGGTGGCGAGCGGCTGAAGAAGGACGGGGTCAAGGTCCACCCGACCCAGAAGCCCGAGGCTTTGCTGTACCGCATCCTGCTCGCCTGTACGAAGCCAGGCGACGTGGTGCTCGACCCGTTCTTCGGCACCGGCACCACCGGCGCGGTCGCCAAGCGGCTCGGCCGCCGCTGGATGGGGATCGAGCGCGAGGGCGATTATATCGCTGCCGCTGAGGAGCGGATCGCCGCCGCGCTGCCGCTCGACGAATCGGCGCTTGCGACGATGCAGAGCCCCAAGTCGCAGCCGAAGGTGGCGTTCGGCGTGCTGGTCGAGAACGGCTATCTCGCGCCCGGCACGATGCTGGTCGACACCAAGCGCCGCTGGCAGGCGATGGTCCGCGCCGACGGCTCGCTGTCGTCGCCTTGCGGTGCGAACGGCTCGATCCACAAGGTCGGCTCGACGGTGCAGGGCGCACCGGCGTGCAACGGCTGGACCTTCTGGCATTACGAGGCCGAGGGCGCGCTGAAGCCGATCGACGCGCTGCGCCAGACGTACCTGCTCGCGACGCAGCCGTAG
- a CDS encoding TonB-dependent siderophore receptor: protein MFVRHSSSILTVAILLAAAPAVAQQRSDTTTPDDVIVTGRQAPDLASAGTKSALPLAETAQSITVVTGDQIEALGLQNLNQALRFVAGVTPETRGSSAEVYDQFKLRGFDAPVFLDGLKQFGSTTGYAIPQVDVSRLARFEVLKGPASTLYGQSSPGGLVAQSSKLPVDVPLYGAIAGTYGEYNLYRVDADVGGAAGSDVLWRVYGSANGSDTQQRFAKRERQTVSGAVTIGNGSRTTFTLLGTYSHDPHNGAYGVFPALGTLVDNPNGKLSTGFDGGEAGNRYQREQAAGTYIFTHDFGGGWRFRSSGRYQNVTSQLGLVYVSGAPVAGSTRVYNRASYATDEELNNWTYDNQLAGTVRTGPVTHRLLFGVDRQVAHSTEVGQFGGATPLDVYNPVYGTMTVPRTPAQVPDGFGLFTLDARLRQQGVYAQDQMELGALRVTLGGRQDWAWGQQDGGTPKKDDKFTWRAAALYTLPFGLAPYVSYSTSFEPQSATVRRGDGSLGIADPSFGKQIEAGAKFSVPGTPILLSGAWFRIDQTNVVTSTPDFSISRQTGEVRSTGVEFEGSAPLGLGFTARAAYSRQRVRVTSDPQDPSRVGRGLETVGRGGASLILDWAPERGTFQGFALGGAVRHVDEVYAGVYTPPENPSAAAPLNSPSYTVYDAWARFDLERLSPSLKGLTASVNASNLFDKTYITSCFANYAWCWYGNRRVVQGTIAYRF, encoded by the coding sequence ATGTTCGTCCGTCATTCCAGCAGCATCCTCACCGTCGCCATTCTGCTCGCCGCCGCCCCGGCGGTAGCGCAGCAGCGCAGCGACACCACGACGCCCGACGACGTGATCGTCACCGGCCGTCAGGCGCCCGATCTCGCCAGCGCCGGGACCAAGTCGGCGCTGCCGCTTGCCGAGACCGCGCAGTCGATCACCGTTGTCACCGGCGACCAGATCGAGGCGCTCGGGCTGCAGAACCTCAACCAGGCGCTGCGCTTCGTCGCGGGCGTCACGCCCGAGACGCGCGGATCGAGCGCCGAGGTCTACGACCAGTTCAAGCTGCGCGGCTTCGACGCGCCGGTGTTCCTCGACGGGCTGAAGCAGTTCGGCAGCACCACCGGCTATGCGATCCCGCAGGTCGACGTCTCGCGGCTGGCGCGCTTCGAGGTGCTCAAGGGACCGGCCTCGACGCTCTACGGCCAGTCGAGCCCCGGCGGGCTGGTCGCACAGTCGAGCAAGCTGCCGGTCGACGTGCCGCTCTACGGCGCGATCGCGGGCACCTATGGCGAATACAACCTCTACCGCGTCGATGCCGATGTCGGCGGCGCGGCGGGCAGCGACGTGCTGTGGCGCGTCTATGGCAGCGCGAACGGCAGCGACACGCAGCAGCGCTTCGCCAAGCGCGAGCGGCAGACCGTCTCAGGCGCGGTGACGATCGGCAACGGCTCGCGCACGACCTTCACCCTGCTCGGCACCTATTCGCACGATCCGCATAACGGCGCCTATGGCGTCTTCCCGGCGCTCGGCACGCTGGTCGACAATCCCAACGGCAAATTGTCGACGGGCTTCGACGGCGGCGAGGCGGGCAACCGCTACCAGCGCGAACAGGCGGCGGGGACGTACATCTTCACGCACGATTTCGGCGGCGGCTGGCGCTTCCGCTCGTCGGGCCGTTACCAGAACGTCACGTCGCAACTCGGGCTGGTCTATGTCAGCGGCGCGCCGGTGGCGGGCAGCACGCGCGTCTACAACCGCGCCAGCTATGCGACCGACGAGGAGCTGAACAACTGGACCTATGACAACCAGCTCGCCGGCACCGTGCGCACCGGGCCGGTCACGCACCGGTTGCTGTTCGGCGTCGACCGGCAGGTGGCGCATTCGACCGAGGTCGGCCAGTTCGGCGGCGCGACCCCGCTCGACGTCTACAATCCGGTCTACGGCACGATGACGGTGCCGCGCACCCCCGCGCAGGTTCCGGACGGCTTCGGCCTGTTCACGCTGGATGCGCGACTGCGGCAGCAGGGCGTCTATGCGCAGGACCAGATGGAACTGGGCGCGTTGCGCGTCACGCTCGGCGGCCGGCAGGATTGGGCGTGGGGACAGCAGGACGGCGGCACCCCGAAGAAGGATGACAAGTTCACGTGGCGTGCCGCGGCGCTCTACACCCTGCCCTTCGGCCTTGCGCCCTATGTCAGCTACTCGACCTCGTTCGAGCCTCAATCGGCGACGGTGCGCCGCGGCGATGGCTCGCTCGGGATCGCCGACCCGTCGTTCGGCAAGCAGATCGAGGCGGGCGCGAAGTTCAGCGTGCCCGGCACGCCGATCCTGCTGTCGGGCGCGTGGTTCCGCATCGACCAGACCAACGTCGTCACCTCGACCCCCGATTTCTCGATTTCGCGCCAGACCGGCGAGGTCCGCTCGACCGGTGTCGAGTTCGAAGGCAGCGCGCCGCTCGGGCTCGGCTTCACCGCGCGCGCCGCATACAGCCGCCAGCGCGTGCGCGTGACCAGCGACCCGCAGGATCCGTCGCGGGTCGGGCGCGGGCTGGAAACGGTCGGGCGCGGCGGCGCGTCGCTGATCCTCGACTGGGCGCCCGAGCGCGGCACCTTCCAGGGGTTCGCGCTGGGCGGTGCGGTGCGGCACGTCGACGAAGTCTATGCTGGCGTCTACACCCCGCCCGAAAACCCTTCGGCGGCGGCACCGCTCAACAGCCCGTCCTACACCGTCTATGACGCCTGGGCGCGGTTCGATCTCGAGCGGCTCAGCCCGTCGCTCAAGGGGCTGACCGCCTCGGTCAACG
- the folP gene encoding dihydropteroate synthase, producing MTMHLRPTHFTDAPFAYPDGHVARLAGGLQWFAAYEVIEPAGRRIVPVADIAQLGDRAATLHARVTAPRAPWVLGERTLRFDQPQVAAILNVTPDSFSDGGAHVDDPAGATSAGMAMAAAGAAVIDVGGESTRPGAALVWEEDEARRVAPVVERLARAGALVSVDTRKAAVIEAALAAGAAIVNDVSALLWDERALEIVARSGAPVILMHSPDPKAGGHGRPAYRDVVTEVFDWLEARIDAVVAAGVDRARIMVDPGIGFGKSLADNLALLNGLALFHGLGCPIMLGASRKRLIGALDNEAPVAARLGGSVALALAGAQAGVQLLRVHDVAETVQALRVWRGLRDRALSATS from the coding sequence ATGACGATGCACCTACGCCCGACCCATTTCACCGACGCCCCCTTCGCCTATCCCGATGGCCATGTCGCGCGGCTGGCGGGTGGGTTGCAGTGGTTCGCCGCCTATGAAGTGATCGAGCCCGCCGGCCGCCGCATCGTCCCCGTCGCCGACATCGCACAGCTCGGCGACCGCGCCGCGACGCTCCACGCGCGCGTCACCGCGCCACGCGCGCCGTGGGTGCTCGGCGAACGCACGCTTCGCTTCGACCAGCCGCAGGTCGCCGCGATCCTCAACGTCACCCCCGACAGTTTCTCGGACGGCGGCGCGCACGTCGACGATCCCGCAGGGGCGACGTCGGCCGGGATGGCGATGGCCGCGGCGGGGGCGGCGGTGATCGACGTCGGCGGCGAATCGACGCGGCCCGGCGCGGCGCTGGTCTGGGAAGAGGATGAGGCGCGCCGCGTCGCGCCCGTAGTTGAGCGGCTGGCGCGGGCCGGTGCGCTCGTTTCGGTCGACACCCGCAAGGCGGCGGTGATCGAGGCGGCACTCGCGGCGGGCGCGGCGATCGTCAACGACGTGTCGGCGCTGCTGTGGGACGAACGCGCGCTGGAGATCGTCGCCCGCAGCGGGGCGCCGGTCATCCTGATGCACTCGCCCGACCCGAAAGCGGGCGGCCATGGGCGCCCGGCCTATCGCGACGTGGTGACCGAGGTGTTCGACTGGCTGGAAGCGCGCATCGATGCGGTGGTCGCGGCGGGTGTCGACCGGGCGCGGATCATGGTCGATCCCGGGATCGGCTTCGGCAAGTCGCTCGCCGACAATCTCGCCTTGCTCAACGGCCTCGCCTTGTTCCACGGCCTCGGCTGCCCGATCATGCTCGGCGCCAGCCGCAAGCGGCTGATCGGCGCGCTCGACAACGAGGCGCCGGTCGCGGCGCGGCTTGGCGGGTCGGTCGCGCTGGCGCTGGCGGGGGCGCAGGCGGGGGTGCAGCTGCTGCGGGTCCATGACGTTGCCGAGACAGTGCAGGCGTTGCGCGTCTGGCGCGGCTTGCGCGACCGTGCCTTGTCGGCCACGTCGTGA